The Mycolicibacterium mucogenicum DSM 44124 genomic sequence CTGTTGCCGGCACGTCGGCCACGCGCACCTCGACGGTCGGGAAATTGGCAGACGGCCGCACATCCCAATAGATCATGCCGTCGTCGAGCACCGCACCGGCCCGCGTCAGGGTGTTGGTGACGGCGTCGTAGTCCTCGACCGAGTCGAAGTATGGTGGCGGTCCGGCGCTCGGCCAGCGGGTCCACAGCACGCCCCGGAAGCTGGCGTAACCGCTGTCGGTGTTGCGGTAGATCGCGGAGTTCGCGCTCAGCGCGAGGAGCAGGTGCAGATAGGGCCGAAGCCGGTTACTGACGTCGACAGCCGCCGCCCGACTGGGCACCTCGACGTGCACGTGACACCCGCAGATGCCCTGTTCATGAGCGATCATGCCGAACCGATCGGCGATGCGGGCATACCGCTCTTTGGTTGTCACCGGGAACGCGTGCGGCACCGTCGGCGGTAGCGCGACGGCCAGCAGCCGCGCCCGCTGCGCTTCCGCCGACTCGGTGGCGACGCGACGCAGCCGGGTCAGTTCCGCACGCAGATCGCCGCTGGTGGTCATCACCGCGGTGGTGGTCTCGACCTGGCACCTGGTCAACTCGAGCTGTAGGTCGACACCGCGCGCGGCCGCATATTCCGCGACCGCCTGGTTGCGCGGTAGGGGCGCACCGTCACGGTGATCGACGAGGAGAAACTCCTCCTCCACCCCGAAAGTCGGCACGTCGGTCATGGCACCCGGAATGCCCCCGAGGCCACCATGGCAAACCTGCCGCGGCGCTACGGCGACAGGCCGTCGCGCAGCACCTCGGCCGCCGCCACACTCAATTCGGGCCCGCCCGGCAACCGGGCCAGCAGCGGCCACGGTGCGGGCAGCGGCGCACCCTCCACCCCGAGATACTTCGCCGTCTCGGCATCGTGGATGCCGTACCGCACGCCACTGTCCGTCACCAGGTACAGCGGTCCGGTCACCGATCCACCGGTCACCCCGGTGGCGTGCACGTACGCATACCGGCCCGGCGGTAATGCCACGGCATCGATGTTCGGACCGTCGCCGTCCTCCTGCGCCAGCGCCACCGCGGCCGCATCCGGTTTCCCTTGCACGACAACGGTATCCGCACGATCGCCGTCGGCCCGCCACCGTGCGCAGACCGGGGCCTCGCTCGGCAGTGGCGGGCTCGCCTGGTCCGGAAACGTCGACACCGCAAGGTCATGGACAGCGGGAATGCCGGCGATGGCCGCCGGCGGCACGGTGCGAAGGTCACCGTCGGCCACTCCATGGGTGAACCGGATGACATCGGCCGCCACGTCGCCGACGCGTTGCAGACCGCCGCCGAGGACCACGTGATGTTCGGGAGCGTCGGCGCGGTTCACTCGCAGCACCTGCCCGACCACGAAACCGCCCGGCCCCGTCCTGCCGAGCCCCGGGATCGGCGGCGCCGTGATCGCGGGCAGCTCGGGCAACAGGTCGAGAAACGATCGCGACACCGGCCGGGGCGTGACGCCGTCGAGTCGCAATGCCCGGACCACCGCGAGGTCACGCAGGTCCACCGCGGCGCGCTTGCCGCCGTACAGCAGATACGTGGCGGCCAGGTGCTCACCCGCCGCCGTCGCCAAGATGGGCCGCGCACCGTCAGGTCCGATCGTGTCCGTACCGGCGATCAGTACCGTCGGTCCGCTGTCACACACCTGCCACGACGCCGCCTCGAGCGGCTGGCCCAATTGTGCTGGCGCACCTGGGATCCCGACGAACGGGCCGCGCGGCGCGCCCGCGATCGCCTCGGCGTCGACCGCTACCGGGTTGGCTGCGGACTTGGCGACGAGCCGGGCCGACGCGAGATTCAGCGCGGGATGCCACGTCGACCCGATCCGGACGTACAGCGCGCCGGTGTCCCGGACCATGACGATCGGCGCGTCCCCCAGCCGGCCCGCCGGTGAGGCGATCGCGATCACCGCGCACACCGCCACCGCCAGCAGTCCGGCGAGCCAGCCCGCCGCATACGAAATCGATTGCGCGCGAACCGGTTCGTCGACCATCACCGCGTCGCCACGCACCAGTGCGTGGATCAGCCGCCGCGTCTGAAAGCGCCGGCCGCTGGCCTCCAGTTGCGCGCCCTGCCCCCGAGCCATGTCCATCCCCCGGCTAGCAGCCTAACCGCGGACAATCACCCGCCCCGACACCAATTCTCGCCAGGGATTTGTGCACGATTTTCCGCGCCAACCGCGGAAAATCGTGCACAAATCCCTAGGAGACGTCGACCCAGTCGAGGGTGCGGCCGACGGCCTTCTGCCAGCCGGCGTACCCGGCGGAGCGCTGGCCGTCGTCCCACGACGGCGCCCAGCGCTTGTGCTCCTGCCAGTTGGCGCGCAGCTCGTCGGGGTTCGACCAGAAGCCGACCCCCAGCCCGGCGGCGTAGGCCGCGCCGAGCGCAGTGGTCTCGGCGACAACGGGTTTCACCACTTCGACGCCCAGCACGTCGGCCTGGATCTGCATGCACAGTTCGTTGGCGGTGATGCCGCCGTCGACCTTGAGTACCTCGAGGTGGACGCCGGAGTCCGCGGCCATGGCGTCGACGACGTCGCGGCTCTGGTAGCAGATGGCTTCGAGTGTGGCCCGGGCGATGTGGGCGTTGGTGTTGAACCGCGACAGGCCGACGATCGCGCCGCGGGCGTCCGAACGCCAGTACGGCGCAAAGAGTCCCGAGAACGCCGGCACGAAGTAGACGCCGCCGTTGTCCTCGACCTGACGGGCGAGGGTCTCACTGTCGGAGGCCCCCGCGATGATGCCCAACTGGTCCCGCAGCCACTGCACGGCCGATCCGGTGACGGCGATCGAACCCTCAAGGGCGTAAACGGGTTTCGCGTCACCGAACCGGTAGCACACCGTCGTGAGCAGCCCGTGCTCGGAGCGCACGATCTTCTCGCCGGTGTTGAGCAGCAGGAAATTGCCTGTGCCGTAGGTGTTCTTGGCCTCGCCCGCCGACAGACACACCTGCCCGACCATGGCGGCCTGCTGGTCGCCGAGGATGCCGGTGACGGGTACCGGGGCACCGAGCGGGCCGTCGGCCGCCGTCAGCCCGTAGGGCTCCGACACCGACGACGACGCGATGGTCGGCAACATCTGGCGTGGAATCCCGAAGAACGACAACAGTTCGTCGTCCCAGTCGAGGGTCTCGAGGTTCATCAGCATGGTACGGCTGGCGTTGGTGACGTCGGTGACGTGCACGCCGCCGCGCGTGCCGCCGGTCAGGTTCCACAGCACCCAGGTGTCGCACGTGCCGAAGATCGCGTCACCGCGTTCGGCGGCTTCCCGCACGCCGTCGACGTTCTCGAGGATCCACTGGATCTTGCCGCCGGAGAAGTAGGTCGCCGGCGGCAGGCCGGCCTTGCGGCGGATGACGTCGCCGTGGCCGTCGCGTTCCAGGGCCGAGGCGATGCGGTCGGTGCGGGTGTCCTGCCACACGATCGCGTGGTAGTACGGGCGGCCGGTGTGCTTGTTCCACACCATGGTCGTCTCACGCTGGTTGGTGATACCGAGCGCGACCAGATCGGACGCCGACAGCCGGGTCTTGTTCAGCGCGGTCTGCAGCACCGAGCCGGTGCGCTCCCAGATCTCGACGGGATTGTGCTCGACCCACCCGGCCCGCGGCAGGATCTGCTCGTGCTCGAGCTGGTGGCGTCCGACCTCGCGACCTGAGTGATCGAAGATCATCGCCCGGGTGCTGGTGGTGCCCTGGTCGATGGCCGCCACGAATTCGGCCAATGGCCCGTCCTTCCGCTCAAACGCTGCATCCGCTGTCGGACATCACGGTAGGAGACGCGGGCCTGTCACGCGATGCATTGCGGCAACCGGCGCGGGCGCGTCGGACGCCGAATGTCAGTTCTCGCGGGCGCGGCGTTCGCGGTACGCCGCGACGTGCTGGCGGTTCCCGCAGTTCCCGGTGTCGCAGAAGATGCGGGATCGGTTGCGCGACATGTCGATCAGCACCGCGGTGCAGTCCGACGCCGCACACGTCTTGAGCCGGCGCAGTTCACCGGCGCGGATCAGGTCGGCCAGGGCCATCGCCATCTCGGCGCCCATGCGCTGGGCGAGCGGGTCTTGGTCGGCCGCCAGGTGCAGGTGCCATTCCGGCATCTCGGGGTGTCGCGTCAGCCAGGGGTTGGCGCGGGTGTCACTGAGCAGGGCGTTGACCTGGCCGACCACCGCCTCCTCGTCGTCCGCCGCGGCCCACAGCAACCCGAGCCGTTCGCGCAGGGCCTGCACCGCGGCCAGCTCCGCGGTGTCCCGGTCGCGCCGGCCCGTCCAGCCGAAGTCGTTCAGATACCCGTCGAGGGCCGCCAGATCGGCCAGTTGGTCACCGTCGACCCGGTCGCTGTTGATCAACACACACGCCGCGCGCAGCGTGAGCTCCGTGTCATGACTGAAATTCATTTGACTCGTTACACCCGCCCTCCGTAGCGTCATGACCAATCCCAACTTCACTCATTACATCATCGGAGGTGGCCCGTGACTTTGTCGAACGGCACCGCGGCCGGCCACTTCCGGACCGGCATGATCTTCGCCGTCGCATCCGCCTTCACCTTCGGGATGGCGGGCGGCCTGGGCAAGTCCCTGATCGAAGCGGGCTGGAGCCCCACCGCCGCGGTGGTCGCCCGACTGACCGGCGGCGCGCTCATCATGGCCGTCGTCGCGACCATCCTGCGCCGGGGCTGGGTACGCGAAGCCCTGAGCCACAAAGGGACGGTCATCGCCTACGGCGCCATCCCGATCGCGGGCGCCCAGCTGTGCTACTTCAACGCCGTCACGTACCTGCCGGTCGGCGTGGCGCTACTGCTCGAGTACGCCGCGCCCCTGCTGGTCGTCGGCTGGGTGTGGGCCACGACCCGGCGCCGGCCCAGCACCCTCACGCTCGCCGGCGTCGCGATCGCCATCGCCGGCATCACGCTGGTGCTCGGCCTGGTCGGGCCTGGCAGCCACACCGCAGCCCAGATCAGCCTGGCCGGCATCGCGTGGGGCATGGGCGCCGCGGTCTGCGCCGCCTGCTACTTCGTCATGTCGGACAAGGCCAGCGCGGACGGCACCGGCCTGCACTCCGTCACCCTGGCCACCGGCGGCCTGATCGTTGGCGCCGCGGCGGTGGCACTGCTGGGTGTGTCGGGCGTCATGCCGCTCACCTTCACCAGCCACACCACCACGCTGGCCGGCCTGTCGACGTCCTGGCTGGTCCCCGTCATCGCCCTGGCCATCGTGCCGACCGCGCTGGCCTACACCTTCGGCATCATGGGCATCGCCCGCCTGCAGCCCCGGTTCGCCTCACTGGTCGGCCTGTCCGAGGTGATGTTCGCCGTCCTGGCGGCCTGGGCACTGCTGGGTGAGGCCATCACCGGCATCCAATTGCTGGGTGGCGCGGTGGTGCTGGCCGGCCTGGCGCTTGCCCGCCAGGGCGACCGCGGCGAAGCGACCTGGCATGACGATTGGCCCGACAGTCCGGAGGGTTTGCCAGCAGGTCAAACAATTGGCCGTAGCTGAGCCCCATATGTGAAGATGGCCCGCGTGACCTTGCTCAGCATGTCGGTCCGAGTGGCCGCAATCGCCGCCACCGTCATCTCCGGAACCGCGCTGCTGCCGTCGGCACCCGCCCAGGCGGACCCCTGCCCGAACATCGAGGTGATCTTCGCCCGCGGCACGCACGACGACCCCGGCATGGGCCGCGTCGGCTCGGTCCTGGTCGACGCGCTGCAGCCCCTGGTCGGCAACCGCACCGTCACCGGCTACGCCGTCGAGTACCCGGCGTCCTACGACTTCCTCACCGCGCAGGACGGCGCGACGGACGCGCAGAACCGCATCGCCTTGATGGCGCAGCAGTGCCCCAGCACCAAGATCGTGCTCGGTGGGTACTCGCAGGGCGCCGCGGTGGTAGACATGCTGGCCGGCGTTCCGCCGCTCGGCGACCGGGTCGGCGATGTCGGCTCGGCACCGCCGCTGCCCGCCGACCTCGCGAGCCGCGTCGCGGCGGCCGCCGTATTCGGTAACCCCTCAGCCAAATTCAGTCATCCGCTGGACTCCATGGGCCTGTTCTCGAACCGCTCGGTCGATCTGTGCCTGTGGGGCGACCCGATCTGCTCGCGCGGCCGAAACCCGTTCGCGCACTCGCGCTATGAGTCGTCCGAGTACATCGGGCAGGCCGCGCAGTTCATCGCATCCCGCGTCTGACCAGCCATTGAGCGTCTGTCACCCGAACCACATCCGGCCTCGCGGTTAGGATTCGGTGTGATCATCAGTGCACTGCGCCGGGCCTTCGCCGGCACCGCAACCACCGTAGTCATGGCCGGCATCACAGTGCTGACGCCGCCTTCATTGGGTGCCGTCGGCACCGCCGCCGCTGCCAACTGCCCCGACATCGAGGTGACGTTCGCCCGCGGCACGTCCGAAGACCCCGGCCTGGGCCGGGTCGGCGGGGCGTTCGTGAATCAGTTGCGCAACAAGGTCGGTGGGCGCTCGGTCGGCGCCTACGCCGTCGTCTACCCGGCGTCGTACGACTTCCTGGCCGCCGCTGACGGTGCCAACGACGCCAGCGCCCACATCCAGTGGATGGCCGAGAACTGCCCGAACACCCGGCAGGTGCTCGGCGGCTATTCGCAGGGCGCCGCGGTGATGGACGTCATCGGCGCCATCCCGGTTCCGGGCATCGGTTTCAA encodes the following:
- a CDS encoding cutinase family protein, whose protein sequence is MAGITVLTPPSLGAVGTAAAANCPDIEVTFARGTSEDPGLGRVGGAFVNQLRNKVGGRSVGAYAVVYPASYDFLAAADGANDASAHIQWMAENCPNTRQVLGGYSQGAAVMDVIGAIPVPGIGFNNPLPPEAGGHVAAIAVFGNPSAKLGLPLTASPVWGGKVIDLCNAGDPICQTDGQSVPAHKTYAGGPTNEAAGFVAGLL
- a CDS encoding CGNR zinc finger domain-containing protein — protein: MNFSHDTELTLRAACVLINSDRVDGDQLADLAALDGYLNDFGWTGRRDRDTAELAAVQALRERLGLLWAAADDEEAVVGQVNALLSDTRANPWLTRHPEMPEWHLHLAADQDPLAQRMGAEMAMALADLIRAGELRRLKTCAASDCTAVLIDMSRNRSRIFCDTGNCGNRQHVAAYRERRAREN
- the glpK gene encoding glycerol kinase GlpK, with the translated sequence MAEFVAAIDQGTTSTRAMIFDHSGREVGRHQLEHEQILPRAGWVEHNPVEIWERTGSVLQTALNKTRLSASDLVALGITNQRETTMVWNKHTGRPYYHAIVWQDTRTDRIASALERDGHGDVIRRKAGLPPATYFSGGKIQWILENVDGVREAAERGDAIFGTCDTWVLWNLTGGTRGGVHVTDVTNASRTMLMNLETLDWDDELLSFFGIPRQMLPTIASSSVSEPYGLTAADGPLGAPVPVTGILGDQQAAMVGQVCLSAGEAKNTYGTGNFLLLNTGEKIVRSEHGLLTTVCYRFGDAKPVYALEGSIAVTGSAVQWLRDQLGIIAGASDSETLARQVEDNGGVYFVPAFSGLFAPYWRSDARGAIVGLSRFNTNAHIARATLEAICYQSRDVVDAMAADSGVHLEVLKVDGGITANELCMQIQADVLGVEVVKPVVAETTALGAAYAAGLGVGFWSNPDELRANWQEHKRWAPSWDDGQRSAGYAGWQKAVGRTLDWVDVS
- a CDS encoding glutamate--cysteine ligase 2 encodes the protein MTDVPTFGVEEEFLLVDHRDGAPLPRNQAVAEYAAARGVDLQLELTRCQVETTTAVMTTSGDLRAELTRLRRVATESAEAQRARLLAVALPPTVPHAFPVTTKERYARIADRFGMIAHEQGICGCHVHVEVPSRAAAVDVSNRLRPYLHLLLALSANSAIYRNTDSGYASFRGVLWTRWPSAGPPPYFDSVEDYDAVTNTLTRAGAVLDDGMIYWDVRPSANFPTVEVRVADVPATVAETVLLATLIRAAVMTALDAQERGEPVPRLADWTLRAAHWKVAHDGLDGEAIDLAGDCSMAPARVLLAGFIEHLRPALEALGDYDMARDELARIAEQGNGAMRQRRAWRRRKEVADVISELAAATTTFDPLVP
- a CDS encoding cutinase family protein; this translates as MARVTLLSMSVRVAAIAATVISGTALLPSAPAQADPCPNIEVIFARGTHDDPGMGRVGSVLVDALQPLVGNRTVTGYAVEYPASYDFLTAQDGATDAQNRIALMAQQCPSTKIVLGGYSQGAAVVDMLAGVPPLGDRVGDVGSAPPLPADLASRVAAAAVFGNPSAKFSHPLDSMGLFSNRSVDLCLWGDPICSRGRNPFAHSRYESSEYIGQAAQFIASRV
- the eccB gene encoding type VII secretion protein EccB, translated to MARGQGAQLEASGRRFQTRRLIHALVRGDAVMVDEPVRAQSISYAAGWLAGLLAVAVCAVIAIASPAGRLGDAPIVMVRDTGALYVRIGSTWHPALNLASARLVAKSAANPVAVDAEAIAGAPRGPFVGIPGAPAQLGQPLEAASWQVCDSGPTVLIAGTDTIGPDGARPILATAAGEHLAATYLLYGGKRAAVDLRDLAVVRALRLDGVTPRPVSRSFLDLLPELPAITAPPIPGLGRTGPGGFVVGQVLRVNRADAPEHHVVLGGGLQRVGDVAADVIRFTHGVADGDLRTVPPAAIAGIPAVHDLAVSTFPDQASPPLPSEAPVCARWRADGDRADTVVVQGKPDAAAVALAQEDGDGPNIDAVALPPGRYAYVHATGVTGGSVTGPLYLVTDSGVRYGIHDAETAKYLGVEGAPLPAPWPLLARLPGGPELSVAAAEVLRDGLSP
- a CDS encoding EamA family transporter, whose translation is MIFAVASAFTFGMAGGLGKSLIEAGWSPTAAVVARLTGGALIMAVVATILRRGWVREALSHKGTVIAYGAIPIAGAQLCYFNAVTYLPVGVALLLEYAAPLLVVGWVWATTRRRPSTLTLAGVAIAIAGITLVLGLVGPGSHTAAQISLAGIAWGMGAAVCAACYFVMSDKASADGTGLHSVTLATGGLIVGAAAVALLGVSGVMPLTFTSHTTTLAGLSTSWLVPVIALAIVPTALAYTFGIMGIARLQPRFASLVGLSEVMFAVLAAWALLGEAITGIQLLGGAVVLAGLALARQGDRGEATWHDDWPDSPEGLPAGQTIGRS